The following coding sequences are from one Hyphomicrobiales bacterium window:
- a CDS encoding isochorismatase family protein yields MTHQAMDPAFNGLIDEHAPVRQAGSGFTFTEGPIWHPVEHYLLFSDMPGDVRRRLDRSGVREVMNPSHKGNGMTYDAGLNLLVCEHSTSSVTRFSPDGTRTVLCSHFEGRELNSPNDLCVKSDGSIWFTDPWYGRMPGFGVERPRDLGWQGVFRLPPDHRPGDEPELVVDRYTFTMPNGLCFCPTEDRLFINDTEQANIRVYDVEGDKLTNGHVFASGIKDSLLPGVPDGMKCDAQGNIWVTAPGGLWVYDPSGKHLGKVAIPELAANLHWGGPDWRTMYVCATTSVYAFDVKIGPRNEPFMRARGQAPSTSTAGASSASSAAAPASTGDALQLDPSRCALIIQDMQNDVVMEGGAFADSGSPIHCREQNAIANVARLAEHCRKVGVPVIHVHFLVPPGAPGLTLNAPLFEGVVDNNALVEGTWGGSPVAELEPRAGDYVVKKNRMSAWEGSQLETILKAEGRDMIIETGAWTNMSIEHTARTGADKGYVMVIPEDGCSTMNADWHNASINYALQNVALVTKTDEVIAALR; encoded by the coding sequence ATGACACACCAGGCGATGGACCCGGCCTTCAACGGGCTGATTGATGAGCATGCGCCGGTTCGCCAGGCGGGCTCCGGTTTCACCTTCACCGAGGGACCAATCTGGCATCCGGTGGAGCATTATCTGCTGTTCTCCGATATGCCTGGCGATGTCAGACGGCGACTTGATCGGTCCGGCGTGCGAGAGGTGATGAACCCATCGCACAAGGGCAACGGCATGACCTACGATGCCGGCCTAAACTTGCTCGTGTGCGAGCATTCCACCAGCAGCGTGACGCGCTTTTCGCCCGATGGCACCCGCACGGTTTTGTGCAGCCATTTTGAAGGACGCGAGTTGAACTCGCCGAACGATCTGTGCGTGAAATCGGACGGATCGATCTGGTTCACCGATCCCTGGTATGGCCGGATGCCAGGCTTTGGTGTGGAACGCCCGCGTGACCTTGGGTGGCAGGGCGTTTTTCGCCTGCCACCGGACCATCGCCCCGGCGATGAACCGGAACTGGTCGTCGATCGCTACACCTTCACCATGCCCAACGGTCTGTGCTTTTGCCCGACTGAAGACCGGTTGTTCATCAACGATACCGAGCAGGCGAACATCCGGGTTTATGATGTCGAAGGCGACAAACTCACCAACGGTCATGTGTTTGCGTCCGGCATCAAGGACAGCCTGCTGCCCGGCGTCCCCGATGGCATGAAATGCGACGCGCAAGGCAACATCTGGGTCACGGCGCCAGGTGGGCTTTGGGTCTATGACCCTTCCGGCAAGCATTTGGGCAAGGTGGCAATCCCCGAGCTTGCCGCGAACTTGCATTGGGGTGGCCCGGATTGGCGCACCATGTATGTCTGCGCGACGACCAGTGTGTACGCGTTCGACGTAAAAATCGGCCCCCGCAACGAGCCATTCATGCGTGCCCGCGGCCAAGCGCCTTCGACCAGCACGGCTGGGGCTAGTTCGGCGTCCTCTGCCGCCGCGCCTGCATCGACTGGCGACGCCTTGCAACTTGATCCCTCACGTTGTGCGCTGATCATTCAAGACATGCAAAATGACGTGGTGATGGAAGGCGGCGCGTTCGCCGACTCCGGCTCTCCGATCCATTGTCGTGAGCAGAACGCCATTGCCAATGTGGCGCGGCTTGCCGAGCATTGCCGAAAGGTCGGTGTGCCGGTCATTCACGTGCACTTCTTGGTACCGCCGGGTGCCCCCGGCCTGACCCTCAACGCACCGCTGTTTGAGGGCGTGGTGGATAACAATGCGCTGGTTGAAGGCACATGGGGCGGTTCGCCAGTCGCCGAACTTGAGCCGCGTGCAGGCGATTATGTCGTCAAGAAGAACCGTATGTCGGCTTGGGAAGGCAGCCAGCTGGAAACCATTTTGAAGGCCGAAGGACGCGATATGATCATCGAGACCGGCGCCTGGACCAACATGTCCATTGAGCACACGGCACGGACCGGTGCCGACAAGGGTTATGTGATGGTAATTCCGGAAGATGGCTGCTCGACGATGAACGCCGATTGGCACAACGCCTCGATCAATTATGCGCTGCAAAACGTTGCGCTTGTCACCAAAACCGACGAGGTGATCGCGGCCTTGCGCTAG
- a CDS encoding N-acyl homoserine lactonase family protein: MALEVKVLDYGDIELESSFLVLARDCGRTRRVPVYGFLILGGQYPIVVDTGYRDNAIMETLGMRGLQFHENMIERQLANHGVKPGDVRYVLHTHLHIDHAGKDDHFPMNTTVVINRRELEYSVSGLMHPQYPKPDIMHLVERLHTPGALRLEDLEISGPIELIPGVYLEAAGAHTEGSMNVHVDTADGRATICGDVIYDFNDQIINPLHTFGPEEYQPTGNHGGSKRNEKAQVRKLMYSGAKFLLPVHDKPALIENGQVVGRLDMAVPGPVSQSVPRRDWFPM, from the coding sequence ATGGCGTTAGAAGTGAAAGTGCTCGACTATGGCGATATCGAGCTGGAATCCAGTTTTCTGGTGTTGGCGCGCGATTGTGGCCGCACACGGCGCGTGCCGGTTTACGGCTTTCTGATTCTTGGCGGTCAGTACCCTATCGTTGTTGATACCGGCTATCGTGACAACGCGATCATGGAAACGCTTGGTATGCGCGGCCTGCAATTCCACGAAAACATGATCGAGCGCCAACTGGCCAATCACGGCGTGAAGCCAGGTGACGTGCGCTATGTGTTGCACACCCATCTGCACATCGACCATGCGGGCAAAGACGATCACTTCCCGATGAACACCACGGTGGTGATCAACCGGCGTGAGCTGGAATACTCGGTCTCCGGGCTTATGCATCCGCAGTATCCCAAGCCCGACATCATGCACCTTGTCGAGCGTCTGCACACGCCCGGCGCCCTGCGGCTTGAAGATCTGGAAATCTCCGGTCCCATCGAGCTGATCCCCGGCGTTTACCTGGAAGCCGCTGGTGCGCACACTGAAGGCTCGATGAACGTGCATGTCGACACAGCCGATGGTCGTGCCACGATTTGCGGCGATGTGATCTACGATTTCAACGATCAGATCATCAATCCGCTCCACACATTCGGACCTGAAGAATACCAGCCGACCGGGAACCATGGCGGCTCCAAGCGCAACGAAAAAGCGCAAGTTCGCAAGCTGATGTATTCCGGCGCCAAGTTTCTCCTACCGGTGCATGACAAGCCCGCTTTGATCGAAAACGGACAGGTCGTTGGGCGGCTGGACATGGCGGTTCCCGGCCCTGTCAGCCAGTCCGTTCCCCGCCGCGACTGGTTTCCAATGTGA
- a CDS encoding amidohydrolase family protein, with protein sequence MMQVVDSHFHVWQQADLPWLSGPMQPRIFGPYEPIRRDYLMTEYLQDIRNTGVEKSVYVQANWPVDQAEAEVAWVSQVAQETGWPHGIVGYADMTIKDVRPALDRLAAFPRMRGIRQQFHWHENPLFRFAPHGDVCRDKTVQANIAHLADYGWTFDLQVFAGQMDGACELVDACSDVTFILQHAGMLTDTSHGGREFWRTQMAKLAKRPNVVSKLSGFGTFIHMRAPEHITWLTRETVALFGADRCLWGSNFPIEKLWTDYGWLLDTHRTAAGGLSAGEQAAVFNNTASRVYRLN encoded by the coding sequence GTGATGCAAGTTGTCGACTCCCATTTTCATGTTTGGCAGCAGGCCGATTTGCCATGGTTATCCGGGCCAATGCAGCCGCGCATTTTCGGCCCTTATGAGCCGATCCGCCGCGACTATCTGATGACCGAGTATCTTCAAGATATCCGCAACACTGGCGTTGAAAAGTCTGTCTATGTGCAGGCTAATTGGCCAGTCGACCAAGCTGAAGCAGAAGTTGCCTGGGTTAGCCAGGTTGCGCAGGAAACTGGTTGGCCACATGGTATTGTTGGCTACGCTGACATGACGATCAAGGATGTCCGCCCAGCGCTGGATCGGCTGGCCGCTTTTCCTCGCATGCGTGGCATTCGCCAGCAGTTTCACTGGCACGAGAACCCGTTGTTTCGTTTCGCACCGCATGGCGATGTGTGCCGGGACAAAACCGTGCAAGCCAACATCGCCCACCTTGCAGATTATGGCTGGACCTTCGACCTCCAAGTGTTTGCCGGTCAAATGGACGGCGCCTGCGAACTGGTAGACGCGTGCTCAGATGTGACGTTCATCTTGCAACATGCCGGCATGCTGACCGACACCAGTCATGGCGGACGCGAGTTCTGGCGCACCCAGATGGCAAAGCTTGCCAAGCGCCCAAACGTTGTCTCCAAGCTTTCCGGCTTCGGCACATTCATCCACATGCGCGCGCCCGAACACATCACCTGGCTGACCCGCGAAACGGTCGCCTTGTTTGGCGCCGATCGCTGCTTGTGGGGTTCGAACTTCCCCATCGAGAAACTGTGGACCGACTATGGCTGGCTTCTCGATACACATCGCACCGCAGCCGGCGGGCTTAGCGCCGGCGAACAAGCTGCCGTTTTCAACAACACTGCAAGCCGGGTTTACCGACTTAACTAG
- a CDS encoding VWA domain-containing protein, with product MSVSLLPKAATPFLQFAVALRQAGFPAAPEQTEAFLASVGLLGPTSILDVRRAAHAVFGPAPERREDFDNVFDSIFLGRSFAAPAEGDPEDMPNAYDGGEFELLPDPDEEEPSGGEATQAERLNQRTLTAEDEDATLRLFAKAAPRTLPRRTSRRMRGGKGRLADARRAFRDMLRRDGEISALPTRTRRQRQRRVLMLIDVSGSMKAGTDSRLRLAHALVQAGERVEVFTLGTRLTRVTRALKHRNRDQAMALASGLVADWDGGTRLGDALAVFLSVPRFASFARGALTIIVSDGLERGGPDALVSAMNKLRGLSWSTLWLSPLAADPAYRPDTEAMRLILPMIDQLGDGSSAQTLAAEVMSFAKGAR from the coding sequence ATGAGCGTCAGCCTCTTGCCCAAAGCGGCAACTCCCTTTCTGCAGTTTGCCGTGGCCTTGCGCCAAGCCGGGTTTCCTGCTGCGCCCGAGCAAACGGAGGCGTTCCTGGCCTCGGTTGGGTTGCTTGGCCCCACCTCGATCCTCGACGTGCGTCGAGCCGCCCACGCGGTGTTCGGGCCAGCACCGGAACGCCGCGAAGACTTCGATAACGTATTCGACAGCATCTTTCTGGGTCGCAGTTTCGCTGCGCCTGCCGAAGGCGACCCGGAAGACATGCCCAACGCCTATGACGGCGGGGAGTTCGAGTTGCTGCCCGACCCCGACGAAGAAGAACCATCGGGTGGAGAGGCTACGCAAGCTGAACGGTTGAACCAGCGCACGCTGACCGCTGAGGATGAAGACGCAACACTGCGCCTTTTCGCCAAGGCCGCACCGCGTACCCTGCCGCGCCGAACCTCCCGTCGCATGCGCGGCGGCAAGGGCCGCCTGGCAGATGCCCGCCGAGCATTCCGTGACATGTTGCGACGTGACGGTGAGATTTCAGCGCTGCCAACCCGCACGCGCCGTCAGCGCCAACGCCGTGTCTTGATGCTGATCGATGTGTCCGGCTCCATGAAAGCTGGCACCGACAGCCGCCTGCGCCTGGCCCACGCTTTGGTGCAGGCCGGCGAACGGGTGGAGGTGTTCACCCTTGGCACCCGTCTCACCAGGGTGACTCGCGCACTCAAGCATCGCAACCGCGACCAGGCAATGGCACTGGCGTCGGGTCTGGTCGCCGACTGGGATGGCGGCACTCGGCTGGGCGACGCGCTGGCCGTGTTCCTGTCGGTTCCTCGTTTTGCATCTTTCGCGCGTGGCGCGCTCACCATCATCGTGTCGGATGGATTGGAGCGCGGCGGTCCGGACGCTTTGGTCAGTGCGATGAACAAACTGCGTGGCCTGTCCTGGTCAACCTTGTGGCTGTCTCCGCTGGCAGCTGATCCAGCCTATCGCCCGGATACCGAGGCGATGCGGCTGATCCTGCCGATGATCGATCAACTCGGTGATGGCTCGTCCGCGCAAACACTGGCCGCTGAAGTGATGTCCTTTGCCAAGGGTGCCAGGTGA
- a CDS encoding MoxR family ATPase, which yields MPVRQLPAGLDGPQPLADALRDAQYIASDDLATATFLALSLQKPLLLEGAPGVGKTECAKALASIMGRELVRLQCYEGIDASAAMYEWNFPRQMLAIRQAGDDYVNLYGDEFLIARPILQALEKPRDRVLLIDEIDRADHEFEAFLLEFLSDFTLSIPERGTMRAPEPPIVILTSNRTRELHEALRRRCVYHWIDYPDPALEANIVMMRASTVAQDTAHKVVAAVGQLRGQPLAKPPGVAETVEWAEAATLLHAQGAPWPRAFARAIGVVLKDQDDLEFIAPQIDAMLERVAS from the coding sequence ATGCCCGTTCGCCAGCTCCCTGCCGGATTGGACGGACCGCAGCCGTTGGCGGATGCACTGCGTGACGCGCAGTACATAGCGTCCGATGATCTGGCGACGGCAACGTTCCTGGCGCTGTCCTTGCAAAAGCCGTTGCTCTTGGAAGGCGCACCGGGAGTCGGCAAAACCGAATGCGCCAAGGCCTTGGCCTCAATCATGGGCCGCGAGCTGGTGCGCCTGCAGTGCTACGAAGGCATCGATGCGTCGGCGGCGATGTATGAGTGGAACTTCCCGCGCCAGATGCTCGCGATCCGCCAAGCTGGTGATGATTATGTGAACCTTTATGGCGACGAGTTTTTGATCGCCCGTCCGATCCTGCAAGCGTTGGAAAAACCCCGCGACCGCGTGTTGCTGATCGATGAGATCGATCGCGCCGACCATGAGTTTGAGGCGTTCCTCTTGGAGTTCCTATCGGACTTCACGCTTTCAATCCCGGAACGCGGCACTATGCGTGCGCCAGAGCCGCCCATCGTCATTCTCACTTCAAACCGCACGCGCGAGCTGCACGAGGCGCTTCGCCGCCGCTGCGTCTACCACTGGATCGACTATCCGGACCCGGCGCTTGAGGCCAACATCGTGATGATGCGCGCGTCGACCGTGGCGCAAGATACAGCCCATAAAGTTGTTGCAGCCGTTGGCCAATTGCGCGGGCAACCCTTGGCCAAGCCGCCAGGGGTCGCTGAAACGGTTGAGTGGGCTGAGGCGGCAACGCTTCTGCATGCCCAAGGCGCTCCCTGGCCGCGCGCATTTGCGCGCGCGATTGGCGTGGTGCTGAAGGATCAGGATGATCTTGAATTCATCGCGCCGCAAATCGATGCGATGCTGGAACGGGTGGCGTCATGA